ATCACTATTAACCTGAGATTATGTTATCCCCCTTCTGATTCAGGATGGAATTTACAAGTTTAGTTCCTCCATCTATTAGCCAACTTAAGCCTTAAACTCCTGCTTATAGTTCTGACACTGGCATTTTCTTCGGGGTAATCCTATATTCTAAATATACTTACCACTCATCTCCATGAGaattcaaaatgaaataaaaatagatttttatgCAGGATCTAGTTGTTTTGAAGCAGGAAGGCCCATCAGAGTTTCTAGACCATCATACTGCAAGAAGTCTTTCCTTCATTCTTAATCCTACTGCTCtctggtttttattctttttcaatcaCTAAAGCTTTTCTGGCCAGTTACCAAGTTATTATGCCCAAGAGATTCCTTCTGGtgtctgcaactttttttttttaatttctttgtgctttaagtgaaagtttacaaatcaagtcagtctttcatataaaaatttataaacaccttgctatatactcttgggaaaccctggtggcgtagtggttaagtgctacagctgctaaccaaagggttggcagtttgaattcgccaggcactccttggaaactctatgaggcagctctcctctgtcctatagggtcgctatgagttggaatcgactcaacggcactggttttggttttgctatactcttgctctccctctaacgagacagcacggtccttccctccactctcttttcgtgtccatttggccagcttctgacccccctaccctctcatccccACTTCAGACAGGATATGCCAGTGTAGTCTCATgtctctacttgatccaagaagttcattcctcaccagtatcactttctatcccataacccagtccaatccctgtctaaagagttggctttggtattgttcctatcttgggctaacagaaggtctggggaccatgacctccagggtcctttagtctcagtcagaccattaagtctggtctttttacgagaacttggggtctgcatcccactgctctcctgctccctcaggggttctctgttgtgttccctgtcagggcagtcatcagttgtagctggacaccatgtagctcgtctggtctcaggttgatgtagtctctagtttatgtggccctttctgtcttttgggctcataattaccttgtgtctttggtgttcttcattctcctttgctccaggtgggttgtggTGTCTGCAACTTTTGACACCACTGACTTTTCTCTAAGAATGCTCTCCTTATtggtttctcttttattttcctcctttctctctggtcgtatttttctgtctccttttatggctcttctttctctgtctAACTACACCACTTAAATATTAATAGTCCCCAAAGTTATGTCCTTGGCCATTTTCTTACTCATTGACAATCTCATCCACTCCTATGACTTCAGCTACCACCTATATGTTGATGATTCAAAATCTACATCCATAGCCCGGATCACTTCCCTTTGCTTCAGATAAGTCTCCACCTACCCATCAGATGTCTTTCCCTGGATGTCCTCAGAATATTTTTGTTCCAAAACAAACTCCAAATACCTCTCTAATCTGCTATTCCAAATCTCAACCCCAAATCTCCTGTTCCTCCAGTTGCCAGAGCCAGAAATCCCAGAGTCATCCTAAGCTCATCCCTTTTCTTATATCCAGATGGTGACCAAGATCTGTTAATctatttcttaaaattctctcctacTGGGTGTGGAAAAGCAGGTACTCTCatactttgctggtgggaatataaattgttacaaccctatgtactacaatTTGAGGTGTAcatcaaaagttttaaaaatgtgcAAGTCCTTTCTCTCAACAACACATGTCTAGGAATTTATTGTAAGGGAATAGTCAGAAATATGTACAAAGATATACGTACAAGAATGATTATACTAGCAACATTTTATAAATAATCTAAATTTCCAATAACATAAGATTCCTTAAATACATTATGGTACATTCGTAAGATGGAATACTATGCTGTCATTAAAAtcatattttagaatattttgaCACAGGAAAATGTATTTGATATATGCCTATGTGaaaaaaagcaggattcaaaataCTAGTTCAATATGACactgtttttattaaaaagcaaTATTTGCTTCCTAAAAGGGCATATCATAAAATATTAGCAGTGGTTATTTTGAGTCATGGGACTATGCATCTTTTTCTTGTGTGCTTCTCTGAATGATCCCCATTTTCtacattatgtatttattttataattaggaaaaaatgtattattttaaagATTCTCTCCTAGTccaaaaactttcttttttcactGCCACAGTCTCTTCTTATCTCCCACCCACATTCTCCTCCATCCTTCGCTGGGTTTCCTGCCCTCAGCCCTACCTCCTCCAGTTCCCTGGCACTATGGCAAGAGCAGCCTAACTCACAATCCAAACATGACACTCCCAGGTTCAAAAGCCTGGAGCATCGTGCCCATGCTCCTCAGGATATCCTGAGAAGCCCTTCGTGGCCTGCATCTCCTCTCCTATCACAGGGCTGGGCTCTCCCCCTGCTTTAGCAGTTCTCAGTTCATGGTGGGTCCCTGGCCCTAGGCTGCCTTTTCTCAGAACTCTTCTTCTGGAAGCCTCCACCTCCTGGATCACTCTGTAGACCTGCCATTCGAGTTCCAGGAGTACTTTCCCCTTTCTAGTGCTTCTACTGGGCTATGCTCCACACTGGGTGGCCCTATTTTATTCACTTGTTTGTTGAGATCTCCTGGAAGTCAGGGTCTGGCCCCTCATTTTTTTATCCCAGGTGCCCACATTATGCCTGGCACATGTAGGTACTTGTGCACATGTACTTACAAACTTTGCCTGGATGATACAGATAAATTCTCTGAGGCAGAATCACAGACTCACAGATCCTCTCTCCCTTTTGTGAAAGCTGCACAGACCCACTTGGTCACCCATTTTCAAGCACTGTCACAAGGAGACAGCAATAAGGAGACATGCCTATAAGACATTTTCTAGCATATCCCACAGGCACACACCattgtagatggagtcctgcctcagggcctttacgCTTTCTGATAACTCTGCCTGGAACCCAGTTTTTTTCAGCTCTTCACATGGCTAGTTCTTTACAGTCTCAGCTCAATGCCACCTTGAGAAAGATCATCCATGACTTCCTCATCTAAGTAGCTCTCCCTGGTTACTTCCATTTCTCTtactctgtttatttcctttacaGTATTTTGGACAATTTATAAAAATAGTGTTTATTctttgtttattatctgtctctcTCCACCCCCTATCCTGATGtaattccatgagggcaggatcTTATGCTATGTACCATTGTAAATTCTGTGTCTAGGCAAATGAATaaaatgcatacacacatacacataaagttACAAATAATTACAATCACATATTGACAACCACACACTACCACTCATGCAGATATTCATGGCTATATACTCCAGcctgtcccccctcccccaccaaccTGCACTTACCGGGGTCACAAACTTGTTGGCCTCCCAGGCCCACAGAGGTGGGTCCTTATAGACCTCCTTGATGGAGGTAGGAGCCCTATAGGAGTCACTGTAGGTGCTGATGGGCGTCTTGGTCTTACGGGAGAAGAGGAACATGGTGGGTCGTGTGTAGGGGATGCTGTGGTAGGTTCTACCTACCAAGGGCTCCTGCTGGACATCAGTGACCACCGCTTCCCCTAGGCAGCCCACACCTCCAGCCTGGCAGGTGTCCCTAGCTACTATGACTCCCTCCTATGAGGGATCCCTCAGCTTCCGTTCCCCACAGCCTTCCTGCCACCACCCTACCTTGCCTCCCCCTCCAGGATGGGCACTACCCATTGTGATATCATCTGGCTCAGCACCGTCTCTGGGAAGGTGAGGAAACCCAGTTCCTCTTTACCCTcccagtcccttcctgcctcaAGCCCTTCAAAACAGACCAATTTACAAGAGTTCAGAGGGCCCCTGGAGACCTTCTAAGCTGAGCTTCTCACTTTATTGAAGAGGAAACGGGTTCAGAGGGGTCAAGTGGCTCAATCAGAGTCATGTAGCAGGTCAGTGACAGGCCCTGGCCTGGGAATCCATGGGTGGAGGAAGAGTGAGCTGTGCATTCAGACAATCAGTTCTCTCACCTTCCCAGCCCGCCTGCCCTTTGCCCATACCCCAGGTAGGGAGCTGAGGCTGGCTTGTTTAATGCTTTTAATATTATTTGTGTTACACGATACACAACCAAGGATGATGGTCAATACTGCAatggaaatgttaaaaaaaatattatacacGGCTCATGTCTTTCACACACCTTCCTAGAAATAAATTAGTGAGCACGGAGAAACCTGGCTGGTTGGCAGCCACAGCTGAGAGTAGAGGGAGTGTTAAGGCAGTATCTACAAGGGGGAATGTGGCAGGGGGGCAAGCTAAGGCCTTGATTTTTCCCCTCCAGCCTCCCAAACAGGGAAGGAGGGAAACATGCACTCTCCCCAGATCCAAAAGCTGCCCACCATCAGCTTCCTACCTCTCCTGTCATGTGTACACTGCCTCAATCTAAAGCCCTTGCTTGCCAGGGGTCTATGTATGTCCTGATGGGAGGGAGCTTTCCCTGGTTTCTCAGGGCCAGAGTCACACAGCACGTGAGCAGCAAAGGCAACAGTCTAAGTGAGCCCTGGTAGGGGCTCTGCCTGATAAAGAGGTACCCATGTTCTAGATGGTTGAGTCAAGGAggctgggtggtggtggtggtggtagggggaGGCCTGACCCTGGGGCCCAGATGGTGGGGGGGGATGCTGATTGGGGTAGGGAAATGGGCACCGATGGGGGCCAGTTTGAACTTTGTGGGCCCTGTAGGTGCCTTCTCTGTCTTTCCCTTCCTTTGGCATTTTCTCATCTAACTAGGGTCCCTGTACTACAGGAGGGAGGAGTGGGTAGAGGGAGTAGGGAGTGGAGAGCTGCACCTCCACACACTGGAGTTGGCAGCTCCTGAGTGTGGTGCAGCGAGAGGTGCTACCCTTCCTAAGCCAGCAGCCTCACTCCCCCCGTCACTACCCCCCTTCTAGCCTCCCACCTCCCAGAACTGGCATCCAGAGGGTGGGCTGTGGGTGTGTCCATTACATGCTTGCAGCATGTGAGTGGCAGACATGAGAGTGGATATGCCAGCATGTTGGAGTGTCAACATGGAGGAATGGGGAGTTGTACACCTTGGCCCTGAAATACCAGGTTTGTGGGGCATAGGCCTGAGCAGCTTTAGGTTATCTACACTTTCATTTTCCTTCCCATGGGGGCAGGTGTATATTGCCCAGCTCAGAGGAGGGTCCCAAtcacttccttcttctttttcatcctctcctttcctttcccccACCCACAAATCAGCAGCAGAAGCAGAAGCAACAGTACATACATTCTGACCCACAGATGCCCGGTACAGCTACGCACACAATAGAcatccacacacatatacacattcacagacacacacatatagatacaTGTATTCCCAAACAGATCTATTTAAAACTGCCCCCTTCCTTTTCCACACAGAGATGCAAACCTGGAGAGCTCCTCAGGTGTACTCAAAGACACAGAGAACTCCCCACACACCTCCACAGAAACTCCTACAAAGAAATTCCTCAGGTATGAAGGGACTGTAAAAATAATTGCAGCTACtgctcattttacagttgaggaaacatgCCCAGAGAaagaagtgatgtgttgaagATCACAGGGAGAGTGTCAGAGCTGGTATGAGAACCCAGACTTTTAACTCCCAGTCCAAGGCTCTCAGACCATTGAAGTGCTGAGCAGCCTCTCTGTTACCAGACCACACAGACACTTCGCCACCATGGAAGCTCACATCTGTGACAGAAATGGACACATGCAGATGGAGACCTGGAGGGACAGGCCTGACTCAGagaacagacagacacacaccctGACTCCTCAACACATACATTCTGCCAGGCTCTCCCTACCACACACATGCAGTCACTCAATCCAGCTTGCTTCCTTGCAGAGTCTTGCTGAGAATCAGCCTCCGGAATCTTCGGCCTGGGTGGGATGGGAACGGGGCTTCCGCTGCCGGCCTTAACCCCCTCcactccccgccccgccccttcCAGCCTGGGACAGAGACCACAGAACAGAAGCATAGGAGGGGCGGGGCAGAGCGATACATTGGTTAGGGGCAAGGGAGGACGGATTATATCACCCCAAACCCTGGCCTGTCTCCAAAGCCCACCTTACCCTCCCCCACAacccagagagcaaggagaggggTGAGTGGGGCAAAGAGGAGGAAAAGGCCTCCTCTTGATGTAATCAAGATGGTGGGGGGTAGGGCAATATCCCTCTGGGCGGCTTTGCTAGGCTTCCCATCTGGAGATGAGGGGATAAACGCAAATAGGTTCATGGACCGGCAGGGGGCGCGTGGAGGGGGCTCTCAAGTGCTGGGCCCGGTTCCCACGGCTCGGGCCTTCCTCTCTCCAAGCCTCTTTCCGTaacaggctggggctgggggttcATGGCTTCGCTAGGATGGGGCCAAGCCCCTGGCCTTGTGATCTCTCCTCTCACTCATTACTCTTGGCCTCCCTGCCATCCAGTTCCCCCTCCCCGACACCAGACTGCAGCCTTGGGAGACGGGGCAGAGTGCTGGGTAGGGCCCCCCAAGTAACTGAACAAACAGCCCCTACCCCTCCTCAGCCCCGGGGTGGAGAGGGACCCGGTTTTGGTTTCTCCGTCTCCATGAACACACAGAGGTACACGTCCTACCATAGGAGGAAGCAATGACTGTTACGAGGTTGCGGCTGTAGAGGGCGCTGGGCCGGGGACAGGTGGACGAGCTGGGGAGGTGTCGGCCCCTGCCCGCCCAGCCTGGCCCGCTCAGCCCTGTCCCGACTGCCGCGGCGGCCCCGCCCGCTACTGAATATGGCAGGCGGTGGAGGACGTGGCCTGGCAGCACATGCAGGTGGGGTTCACGGACTTGGGGGGTATGAGGTCCAGGTCCTCATCGTCTGGGATCTCGTCTAACCGGTAGCCGTCCTTCAGCAGCTGGATGTTCAAATCTTGGTTGATCTGCTGTAGACAAAGCGGGGGAGGAGGTTAGGCTCCGGCGGGTGGGAGAGACTAAACCCCCACCCTTCTGCGCCCCGCCCCAGGCCCGCCCACCTGTCAGCACCATCTCGCTCCAAGTCGCTCTGCACCCCCCAGGCTTCACCCCACCGAGACCCCACCCTCACTTTCTTACAGGCACAGCTTCCTGAGGCCCCATCCTGCTACATTCCAAGGTCAAATTCTCACCTCAGGTCCTGCCTTTATTCCGGCACTGCCCCGACCTCATTCCTGCCCCCATAAACTATCGCCTGTATTTCACACCCCATCCCATCTAAGAGCCCTGTTCCATCTCAAGCCCCGCCCCATCCCCGGGCCAGTACCTTACGGACTAACCTTGTTACAGACTGTCCTATCCCAGCCCCATCCccgtccccacccccaccccacccccaccccagtcccattttaggtgtcctttttttttttttttttttttatccttgcctaggaaaccctggtggcgtagtagttaagtgctaggctgctaaccaaaggtcggcagttcaaatccgccaggcgctccttagaaactctatggggcagttctactctgtcctgtagggtcgctatgagtcggaatcgactcgaaggcactaggtgtgtgtgtgtgtgtgtatatccttGCCTACTCCTTTTCTCAAGGTGTGATTTGACGTTGGCCCCCCCCTTTCCCTTGATAGAGGTGGGCCTTCTCTGGTGTGTCtagggtggcgggggggggggggcctcaCCTCAGCAGAGGAGTAGCCAGAGGAAGAATATCTGGACATGTCAAAATCGTCATCGCTGGCAGTGGAGAAAGGAGGACAGAGAGGAAGCAATTCAGGAAAATTTAGTAGCAAATCCCCTGCACCCTCCCATCAGTCAATACCCCACCTCACCCTCCACTGTCCCAAATAAACAGTGCAGTCTAAATAAAAACTGTGCTTGTTGTGCAAATGCAGTTTTAAGACAGGTTCCCTAGCCCCACCCTACTAAATTGCCACCATTAACCCCCTTCTAAATAGAGCCGCCACTCCTTCCACCCCACCCTACTCCTTTTTTCAAGCTCAAATCACCCTGGCCTGTTGATTTTTCCGAGGTCCAGGTCTAGTCAGGTGTGTTCCTAGCAAGTAGGGCTACTCTCTTAGAGGGAGTGGAGCATTAAGCATTGCAACCTGCTGTTTAGGGATGACATCAAGGCCTGTTCTAGGGGAAGCCATTGGGTCAGTTCTCCTAGGACAGCAGCATACTGCACCAGCCCCCCTTTCCTCTCTCTGCATCCCCCTtcctcaggtaaaaaaaaaattccattcccCGGGGGATTCACCCTTGGAGAGCCCCCTGGCTGTCTGAGGAACACGCCAGTTCCCAAAGTACAGCAGATGTGGCCTCTACAGCCCACTTGTGCTCACACCAGTTTCTGGCTTGCCCAGCTGTCCCCAGGCCCCCGTACACACCTGTCCGTGTCAAGGGCTACCAGTGGCTTCTCGTCTGGGCTCTGGTCAAGCGAGGAGTAGCCTTTATTGGGGACGACCAGCCTGGGTGGAGAATTTTGGGGGTTGGAGTGGCAACTGGAGCACACAAGCCTAGCAGGGAACTGGGTTGGGCCCAACCCCAccatgtccctccctccctccccatctcgGATCTTGAGGCCCTCTCCTTTTGGAGAGGAGCTGGACctaaggaaggagggaagaggaggaagctCAGGACCAGCAGAGATAGGTGCTTACTAACTGGATCCAGGTGGGGTAAAGGGAGCCTCTACCTGGTCCGGGCCATGACATTGTTCTTCTTGGGTTGCTGGTTGACAGGGCTACCCATGCTGCCATTCTTCAAGGAGCCCTTTCGCGCCAGTTCCCGCTGCTTCTCTGCAGAGGAACATGGGAAAGAAGCTGTGTCCTGCCCCCAGGGCCACCCCATCTACTGCTAGGGGCAGCCTGGGCTGGGCCTTCATTGTGAAACACCTTGCTTTTCTAGGGACTGAGGCTGTGACCCCAACTCCAGACTCCTACTGCCCTGTGGAGACAGTACTTGGCCCTGCACACCCTAAATCATGTAGCGGGGTGGGAGGAGCAAAAGGAGGCAGACCCCCTGTCCTTCCAGGAGCCACAACTcccatatggggcagttagtgTGTGCTTAATGCCAGGGAAAGGCTGGAGAGGAAGAGATGATCACAGAGAGATGGAGTAGTCAGGAAGACTCCCTGAAGGTGACACCTTGAGCTGGAGAAAGGACAGCATTCTAGGAAGACGGGATAGTGTGcacaaaaatgaatttaaaagtgACCATAATAAATGTGGATCTGGGTGGGATGGAAGGGTGAAGAGCAAGAGAGATCAGGTTAGAAAAGTAGGATCCATTTATTcaatcacttattcattcaacaaacaccttGTGTTACTAATCATATGCAGGTCCTATGCTAAGCAGCTGGGGGCTCTATATCTGGTTATAAACTCAGAGCATGACGACCTTGAATGTCAGACAGGGGAGTTTGGAATTAATGCAGAAGGCAAAAAGGAGCCACTGAAGGTTGTGGAGTAGAACCGGCTGAAGGGGACTAGCAAGGTAGGGGACAGGAGGCTGGGGGAAGCCCCTCTGGTCACGCTATCTGAGTGATGCTCCTGACTTCTCTGCAGCCCCTGATATCTCCTAGGCTCTGTGCTTACCAGGTTCATGGGGCTGGCCATTGGTTGACCCGCTACCCCATGTGGCACTGAGTGAGTGTGGGAGAAGATCTTGCAGGAGAAGTTTTGGGGACActggcctcctctctctgctctcaGCATCTCTTCTCAGCAGTGGTTGCCCAGGTCCTGGAGGAGGCCCATCTGTCCTTTCCTACTCATCTCAAGTAAAGcccaaatctaggaaaatggacTGTCGAGTGGGGAGGGATGCTAGGGGAACACTAACTCCTAAAATAACCATGAATTCCATCTACTGTGACTCATTTTGGAATTTCCTCTGAGTCCCATATCTCTGAGTCTTTTATCTCCCAGTCTCTGCCTGTCCCTGCTCTTTGCCGCTGTTCACCGGGTCCAGCTTCTTCTCAGCGAGTGACAGCTGCCATTACCACCCCAAGCCTCTAGGGGGTGCAATTTGCCTTAAAGTTCctggtggtgatttttttttccttagtgaaACTGGAACAAGGTTGTGAATTTTCATGTGGAACTTTGGTGGGAATGtaatggggaggaaaaaaaattacattaaaagcaTGCTGCGATTGTTTGAAATAGTGAAAAAAACGCAGACAAATTAGGAAAACCAAATTAtggaccttggtggcacagtggctaaaagctatggctgccaaccgaaaggttggcagttcgaatctaccagccgttccttggaaaccctatggggcacttttgctctgtcctgttgggttgctatgagtcgaaatcgactggatggcaatgggcttggttttggtttttggtatgcaactattggagctctggtggcgcagtggttaagagctcagctgctaaccaagaggtcgaaatttgaatccaccagctgctccttggaaaccctatggggtagttctactctgtcatatagggtcactatgagttggaatcaactcaatggcagtggtttttttttttttttttttttttttttttaatgcaaccattaggagccctagtggcacagtggttaaatgtttggccgctaaccaaaaggcctgcagttcaaacccaccagccgctccaggggagaaagatatggcagtcggtttccataaagactacagtcttggaaaccgtatgggccagttttactctgtcctactgtgtcgctatgagttggaatcgactccacggcagtgggttttgagttATGCAGCCATTTAAAACAATGCAGTGATTCTTCATATATTGACATTGGAAGGGGCTCCAAGAtatgaattggaaaaaaaaaaagttttagaaaatgtATACAGTGTGATACCCTTATGTCAAAATGCAAaatagaagtagaaaaactaaagatGGGAGGGGAGTAAAGGAGAACTTAAActtgttaaatttaaaaatagtaaataaaactGGCTGCAGTTTGAGCCTGATGTCCTAGGAGGATGAACAAAGTCCCTTTAGGGAGGGAACTGCTCTCTTGTTTAAAAAACAGCTTAAGGGGCTCCCTGAATATGGTGTGGAAATAGCTAAATAACAGAACAGGACTCTTCAGAAAGGAGTCTGAGAAGCTACAGAGGGAGAAGGTTTTAGAATAGATGTAGATGAGAAAGAGCAGTTGGGAATGAGGAGGAGGTCCAGTATTTGGTGGGCAGCCCAAGGTAAAAGATGGACAGAATGGCAAGGATGGCAGAGGAGTTTTGAAGGAGAATGATGACCTGGGTTTCATTGTGAACTCTTTCCTGTATGTACTGTATTGTAATTTCTCTGTATGCAACCACATTTTTAGCAAATGTCTGTGACACACAGTAGCTGTGGGTCAGTGAAACTTTGGGCTCTGAAGGGAGGGGGCAGTGTTCACCACAGGATGAAGTGAGAACCTAGCTGCTGGGGCTGTGGGGGATGGTCGGTAGCCAGGTGACTGCAAAGGAGCAGGCTGCAGTGTAAGCTGACTTCAGAGTGGACATAAGATAAACTCCCAAGGAAAGGTGACCCTGGAAAGGGGAGCGTGGGGAGATGTTTGGGTTTACTAAGAAACTGAAAGGAAGCCCCCCTAAACGGGAGCCAAACAGGTCCTGAGATCTCCAGATGAGCTGAGGTTGGAATGGGGAGAGGGGCTCAGTTTCTAGGCTTTGGAACTCTCATTCCTTTCTATCCTTCAGACATATTAACTGATACCCCACCTCTAAGGCAGCTTTCTGTCAGCCTGATCCAGTGTTTGATGGCACTTCCAAGCCCTCTGTGGGTACTTCAAGCCCTGCAGCTCTCTCTTAGAATACCTGGCACCTTCTTGGCCTCAGAGATGCCTCCTAGAGTTTTAGGCTCCTACAGAGAACTGTAACTGCCCTCTCTGCCTTGCAGGAGATAAGGTGCCTGGCAGTGCCAGTGACTTGGTGGCTTGAGTCTTGGAATCATCTAACCTGAGTTGGTTTATCTGTGGTACCTCATTGCAGACCCAGCCCATCTCCCTCACCCCCCAGACACACTCACCCAGCTTCACTTGGAGCGGGGATGGTTTGTAATTCATGGCTACTGACTCACCCTCCCGGGCGTCACAGTCTCCGTCTGAG
The sequence above is drawn from the Elephas maximus indicus isolate mEleMax1 chromosome 9, mEleMax1 primary haplotype, whole genome shotgun sequence genome and encodes:
- the FAM219A gene encoding protein FAM219A isoform X1; the protein is MMEEIDRFQVPTAHSEMQPLDPAAASISDGDCDAREGESVAMNYKPSPLQVKLEKQRELARKGSLKNGSMGSPVNQQPKKNNVMARTRLVVPNKGYSSLDQSPDEKPLVALDTDSDDDFDMSRYSSSGYSSAEQINQDLNIQLLKDGYRLDEIPDDEDLDLIPPKSVNPTCMCCQATSSTACHIQ
- the FAM219A gene encoding protein FAM219A isoform X6, translated to MMEEIDRFQDPAAASISDGDCDAREEKQRELARKGSLKNGSMGSPVNQQPKKNNVMARTRLVVPNKGYSSLDQSPDEKPLVALDTDSDDDFDMSRYSSSGYSSAEQINQDLNIQLLKDGYRLDEIPDDEDLDLIPPKSVNPTCMCCQATSSTACHIQ
- the FAM219A gene encoding protein FAM219A isoform X2 — encoded protein: MMEEIDRFQVPTAHSEMQPLDPAAASISDGDCDAREGESVAMNYKPSPLQVKLEKQRELARKGSLKNGSMGSPVNQQPKKNNVMARTRLVVPNKGYSSLDQSPDEKPLVALDTDSDDDFDMSRYSSSGYSSAEINQDLNIQLLKDGYRLDEIPDDEDLDLIPPKSVNPTCMCCQATSSTACHIQ
- the FAM219A gene encoding protein FAM219A isoform X5 codes for the protein MMEEIDRFQVPTAHSEMQPLDPAAASISDGDCDAREEKQRELARKGSLKNGSMGSPVNQQPKKNNVMARTRLVVPNKGYSSLDQSPDEKPLVALDTDSDDDFDMSRYSSSGYSSAEINQDLNIQLLKDGYRLDEIPDDEDLDLIPPKSVNPTCMCCQATSSTACHIQ
- the FAM219A gene encoding protein FAM219A isoform X3, coding for MMEEIDRFQDPAAASISDGDCDAREGESVAMNYKPSPLQVKLEKQRELARKGSLKNGSMGSPVNQQPKKNNVMARTRLVVPNKGYSSLDQSPDEKPLVALDTDSDDDFDMSRYSSSGYSSAEQINQDLNIQLLKDGYRLDEIPDDEDLDLIPPKSVNPTCMCCQATSSTACHIQ
- the FAM219A gene encoding protein FAM219A isoform X4, whose amino-acid sequence is MMEEIDRFQVPTAHSEMQPLDPAAASISDGDCDAREEKQRELARKGSLKNGSMGSPVNQQPKKNNVMARTRLVVPNKGYSSLDQSPDEKPLVALDTDSDDDFDMSRYSSSGYSSAEQINQDLNIQLLKDGYRLDEIPDDEDLDLIPPKSVNPTCMCCQATSSTACHIQ